In Microbacterium sp. ABRD28, the genomic stretch CGCGGCCGTGGCTGTGGCGATCGTCACGGTCGTCTCGCTGGTCATGATCTACCTCGTGGTGTCGACCACCGGGCTCATCGCCGAGGTCGACGAGCTGCTGGCCAGCTTCACCGACGGCGGATTCGTGCTGGCGCAGTTCCTCGGTCTTCCGCAGGTGCTCGCGTTCGCGGCGGTCGTGGGCATCTTGAACCTCGTCGTGGTCACGGTGCTCGGTGCGGTC encodes the following:
- a CDS encoding DUF3566 domain-containing protein, yielding MSTVADKLARKSSSKTSAKQVRLRLVYVDFWSAVKLSFLAAVAVAIVTVVSLVMIYLVVSTTGLIAEVDELLASFTDGGFVLAQFLGLPQVLAFAAVVGILNLVVVTVLGAVMAGIYNLAVKVTGGLLVGFTSN